The proteins below come from a single Malus sylvestris chromosome 3, drMalSylv7.2, whole genome shotgun sequence genomic window:
- the LOC126615758 gene encoding EH domain-containing protein 1-like isoform X2 — protein sequence MTIIYGLVLIGVVFAYTRSAGIVLLLALVGYINLKDSERRKNSYPALNLETVPISSCSKDHQKIYQEWFRFVDSDADGRITGSDTIKFFGMANLNREELKQLVSHAQAGHDITHGLLNSNVGLESLKPPVMEGLDALLLANKKHLPKSNENKVNGTAVVQQSPSALWFSPESSKKIPLSSVTSIIDGLKRLYVQKLKPLEVTYKFNNFVSPLMTNGDFDAKPMVMLLGQYSTGKTTFIKHLLKSSYPGAHIGPEPTTDRFVVVMSGPDERSIPGNTIAVQADMPFSGLTTFGTAFLSKFECAQMPHSLLEHITIVDTPGVLSGEKQRTQRAYDFNGVTSWFAAKCDLILLLFDPHKLDVSDEYKRVISSLHGHDDKIRVVLNKADQSDTQQLMRVYGALMWSLGRVFNTPEVMRVYIGSFNDKTVNEAATGPVGKELFEKELGDLLSDLNDIPKKACERKINEFVKRARAAKIHACIISHLKAEMPAMFWKSTAQQKLIDNLEDEFKKVQGEHHLPPGDFPDVNRYRDILSGYSIDNFEKLKPKMIDAVDEMLGYDIPELLKKFKNPYD from the exons ATGACGATCATCTACGGGTTGGTGCTGATCGGCGTTGTTTTTGCGTATACTAGAAGTGCGGGCATCGTATTGCTCCTCGCTCTTGTTGGATATATCAATCTCAAAGACTCCGAGAGGAGGAAGAACTCGTATCCTGCTTTGAATCTCGAAACGG TTCCGATCAGTTCGTGCTCGAAAGATCATCAGAAAATCTACCAGGAATGGTTTCGATTCGTTGATTCAG aCGCTGATGGCCGCATCACCGGGAGTGATACTATAAAGTTCTTCGGCATGGCCAATCTGAATCGGGAGGAGCTCAAGCAG CTAGTTTCTCATGCACAAGCTGGACATGATATTACACACGGTTTATTGAATAGCAACG TTGGCTTGGAAAGTCTGAAACCTCCTGTTATGGAGGGTTTGGATGCATTATTATTAGCG AATAAAAAGCATTTGCCCAAGTCAAATgaaaacaaagtaaatg GAACTGCTGTGGTGCAGCAATCACCTTCAGCACTTTGGTTTTCTCCAGAATCATCAAAAAAG ATACCGCTTTCTTCTGTAACATCAATTATTGATGGGTTGAAGAGACTGTATGTTCAGAAGCTGAAGCCATTAGAAGTTACTTATAAGTTCAACAATTTTGTATCCCCATTAATG aCAAATGGTGATTTTGATGCCAAACCCATGGTTATGCTTTTGGGTCAATACTCCACTGGGAAAACAACATTCATTAAACATTTGCTTAAAAGTAGTTATCCAG GAGCTCACATTGGTCCTGAGCCTACAACCGATCGATTTGTCGTTGTTATG TCTGGGCCTGATGAAAGAAGTATTCCTGGGAATACTATTGCCGTCCAAGCTGATATGCCATTTAGCGGTCTTACAACTTTTGGAACAGCTTTCTTGTCAAAGTTTGAGTGTGCTCAAATGCCACATTCT CTGCTAGAACACATTACTATTGTGGATACTCCTGGAGTTTTATCTGGAGAGAAGCAACGGACGCAAAGAGCCTATGATTTTAATGGGGTAACTTCGTGGTTTGCTGCGAAGTGTGACCTCATTCTACTTCTGTTTGATCCTCACAAACTTGATGTTAGTGATGAGTACAAGCGTGTTATTTCATCTTTACATGGCCATGACGATAAAATTCGTGTTGTTCTGAACAAGGCAGATCAAAGTGATACTCAACAA TTGATGAGGGTTTATGGAGCGTTGATGTGGTCACTTGGGAGGGTTTTTAATACTCCCGAGGTCATGCGAGTTTATATCGG CTCATTCAATGACAAAACTGTAAATGAGGCTGCTACGGGTCCAGTCGGGAAAGAACTCTTTGAAAAGGAACTGGGAGATCTTCTGTCTGATTTAAACGATATTCCAAAGAAGGCTTGTGAGCGCAAA ATCAACGAATTTGTGAAGCGTGCCAGAGCTGCCAAgatacatgcatgcataattAGCCATTTAAAGGCGGAGATGCCTGCCATGTTTTGGAAATCTACGGCTCAACAGAAGCTTATTGATAATTTGGAAGACGAAtttaaaaag GTTCAGGGGGAGCACCATCTACCTCCAGGGGATTTCCCGGACGTAAACCGCTACAGGGACATCTTGAGTGGTTACAGCATTGACAACTTCGAGAAGTTAAAACCTAAGATGATAGATGCCGTCGATGAAATGCTGGGTTATGATATCCCGGAACTCTTGAAGAAATTCAAAAATCCATACGACTAA
- the LOC126615758 gene encoding EH domain-containing protein 1-like isoform X1 produces MTIIYGLVLIGVVFAYTRSAGIVLLLALVGYINLKDSERRKNSYPALNLETVPISSCSKDHQKIYQEWFRFVDSDADGRITGSDTIKFFGMANLNREELKQVWAIADSKRQGYLGFSEFVAAMQLVSHAQAGHDITHGLLNSNVGLESLKPPVMEGLDALLLANKKHLPKSNENKVNGTAVVQQSPSALWFSPESSKKIPLSSVTSIIDGLKRLYVQKLKPLEVTYKFNNFVSPLMTNGDFDAKPMVMLLGQYSTGKTTFIKHLLKSSYPGAHIGPEPTTDRFVVVMSGPDERSIPGNTIAVQADMPFSGLTTFGTAFLSKFECAQMPHSLLEHITIVDTPGVLSGEKQRTQRAYDFNGVTSWFAAKCDLILLLFDPHKLDVSDEYKRVISSLHGHDDKIRVVLNKADQSDTQQLMRVYGALMWSLGRVFNTPEVMRVYIGSFNDKTVNEAATGPVGKELFEKELGDLLSDLNDIPKKACERKINEFVKRARAAKIHACIISHLKAEMPAMFWKSTAQQKLIDNLEDEFKKVQGEHHLPPGDFPDVNRYRDILSGYSIDNFEKLKPKMIDAVDEMLGYDIPELLKKFKNPYD; encoded by the exons ATGACGATCATCTACGGGTTGGTGCTGATCGGCGTTGTTTTTGCGTATACTAGAAGTGCGGGCATCGTATTGCTCCTCGCTCTTGTTGGATATATCAATCTCAAAGACTCCGAGAGGAGGAAGAACTCGTATCCTGCTTTGAATCTCGAAACGG TTCCGATCAGTTCGTGCTCGAAAGATCATCAGAAAATCTACCAGGAATGGTTTCGATTCGTTGATTCAG aCGCTGATGGCCGCATCACCGGGAGTGATACTATAAAGTTCTTCGGCATGGCCAATCTGAATCGGGAGGAGCTCAAGCAG GTTTGGGCTATTGCCGATTCAAAGAGGCAGGGATATCTTGGCTTCAGTGAGTTCGTTGCCGCTATGCAG CTAGTTTCTCATGCACAAGCTGGACATGATATTACACACGGTTTATTGAATAGCAACG TTGGCTTGGAAAGTCTGAAACCTCCTGTTATGGAGGGTTTGGATGCATTATTATTAGCG AATAAAAAGCATTTGCCCAAGTCAAATgaaaacaaagtaaatg GAACTGCTGTGGTGCAGCAATCACCTTCAGCACTTTGGTTTTCTCCAGAATCATCAAAAAAG ATACCGCTTTCTTCTGTAACATCAATTATTGATGGGTTGAAGAGACTGTATGTTCAGAAGCTGAAGCCATTAGAAGTTACTTATAAGTTCAACAATTTTGTATCCCCATTAATG aCAAATGGTGATTTTGATGCCAAACCCATGGTTATGCTTTTGGGTCAATACTCCACTGGGAAAACAACATTCATTAAACATTTGCTTAAAAGTAGTTATCCAG GAGCTCACATTGGTCCTGAGCCTACAACCGATCGATTTGTCGTTGTTATG TCTGGGCCTGATGAAAGAAGTATTCCTGGGAATACTATTGCCGTCCAAGCTGATATGCCATTTAGCGGTCTTACAACTTTTGGAACAGCTTTCTTGTCAAAGTTTGAGTGTGCTCAAATGCCACATTCT CTGCTAGAACACATTACTATTGTGGATACTCCTGGAGTTTTATCTGGAGAGAAGCAACGGACGCAAAGAGCCTATGATTTTAATGGGGTAACTTCGTGGTTTGCTGCGAAGTGTGACCTCATTCTACTTCTGTTTGATCCTCACAAACTTGATGTTAGTGATGAGTACAAGCGTGTTATTTCATCTTTACATGGCCATGACGATAAAATTCGTGTTGTTCTGAACAAGGCAGATCAAAGTGATACTCAACAA TTGATGAGGGTTTATGGAGCGTTGATGTGGTCACTTGGGAGGGTTTTTAATACTCCCGAGGTCATGCGAGTTTATATCGG CTCATTCAATGACAAAACTGTAAATGAGGCTGCTACGGGTCCAGTCGGGAAAGAACTCTTTGAAAAGGAACTGGGAGATCTTCTGTCTGATTTAAACGATATTCCAAAGAAGGCTTGTGAGCGCAAA ATCAACGAATTTGTGAAGCGTGCCAGAGCTGCCAAgatacatgcatgcataattAGCCATTTAAAGGCGGAGATGCCTGCCATGTTTTGGAAATCTACGGCTCAACAGAAGCTTATTGATAATTTGGAAGACGAAtttaaaaag GTTCAGGGGGAGCACCATCTACCTCCAGGGGATTTCCCGGACGTAAACCGCTACAGGGACATCTTGAGTGGTTACAGCATTGACAACTTCGAGAAGTTAAAACCTAAGATGATAGATGCCGTCGATGAAATGCTGGGTTATGATATCCCGGAACTCTTGAAGAAATTCAAAAATCCATACGACTAA